One window of the Chitinophaga niabensis genome contains the following:
- a CDS encoding RagB/SusD family nutrient uptake outer membrane protein yields MKKTLHYISILLLTASLSSCEKFLDEQPIHALTDANAITSASKARAAVGGIYASFQNDSWSGGMYAALASKSGFMSYMAIDYDMGYSQTTGGNTGCWQTFYRSLNAANFAITGINNLSADAITADEKSALLAEAKCLRAWINANLLWNFSHWWADDADPDGLLYRDQAMDLGNVIKARINVGESYEKIYEDLDAAIAGLKDITTPRYVSKQFAKALKAKLLLYRGAYRNDHEMLKASLSLVNDVLQNHPASLALEANMNDIYKNAWDSKENLFARYLEDNGTRTSAGGYYYTYGLVYAGNKLPLPVGATLTAGLRYGLDWFKADPRWDVATGPVRSPETWDNTMNHTFKKVCRLGSYAGRNTSPLDEKYAAYYFRYAELYLMKAELLARTGASATEAIAPINEMRAKRTTPALPALSPANIQEAMNLIFREIFLELFLENGSEFFAAVRFTNNGQPWIVTIKDSKPLVENRICWPIPDAEIINNPAMTQNADLK; encoded by the coding sequence ATGAAAAAGACATTACATTATATATCGATCCTTTTATTGACTGCCAGCCTTTCATCCTGCGAAAAATTCCTCGATGAACAACCCATTCATGCATTGACAGATGCCAATGCCATCACCAGTGCATCCAAAGCGAGAGCCGCGGTGGGTGGAATTTACGCCTCTTTCCAGAACGATTCCTGGTCCGGCGGGATGTACGCCGCACTCGCCTCCAAATCAGGCTTCATGAGTTACATGGCCATTGATTACGATATGGGTTACAGCCAAACAACAGGCGGTAATACAGGCTGCTGGCAGACTTTCTACAGAAGCCTCAATGCGGCCAACTTTGCCATCACCGGCATCAATAACCTCTCTGCTGACGCTATTACTGCAGATGAGAAATCTGCATTACTGGCGGAAGCAAAATGCCTCCGTGCCTGGATCAACGCTAACCTGCTCTGGAATTTTAGTCATTGGTGGGCCGATGATGCTGATCCGGATGGCCTGTTGTACCGCGACCAGGCGATGGACCTTGGGAATGTGATCAAAGCCCGCATTAATGTGGGGGAAAGCTATGAGAAGATCTATGAAGACCTTGATGCTGCGATCGCGGGACTGAAGGATATCACCACACCGCGTTACGTATCCAAACAATTCGCAAAAGCCCTCAAGGCCAAACTCCTGCTCTACCGCGGCGCCTACCGTAATGACCACGAGATGTTAAAAGCATCGCTCAGCCTGGTAAATGATGTGCTGCAGAACCATCCTGCATCGCTCGCCCTGGAAGCCAATATGAACGACATCTACAAGAATGCCTGGGATTCCAAAGAGAACCTCTTTGCCCGCTATCTTGAAGACAATGGCACCAGAACTTCTGCAGGTGGTTATTATTACACGTATGGCCTTGTTTATGCCGGTAATAAACTGCCCCTGCCGGTTGGCGCCACACTCACAGCAGGCCTGCGTTACGGGCTGGACTGGTTCAAGGCCGATCCCCGCTGGGATGTGGCTACAGGACCTGTTCGTTCACCGGAAACATGGGACAATACCATGAACCATACCTTCAAAAAAGTCTGCAGGCTGGGTTCTTATGCCGGCAGGAATACGAGCCCTCTTGATGAGAAATACGCAGCATATTATTTCCGCTATGCAGAATTATACCTCATGAAAGCAGAACTGCTGGCGAGAACCGGTGCCTCCGCCACAGAAGCCATTGCACCCATCAATGAAATGCGTGCAAAACGTACCACACCAGCCCTGCCTGCATTATCACCTGCTAATATTCAGGAAGCAATGAACCTGATCTTCCGCGAGATCTTCCTGGAGCTGTTCCTGGAAAATGGCAGCGAGTTCTTTGCTGCAGTGCGTTTTACAAACAATGGCCAGCCCTGGATCGTAACGATCAAAGACAGTAAACCACTCGTGGAAAACAGGATATGCTGGCCCATTCCGGATGCCGAGATCATCAACAATCCGGCCATGACTCAAAATGCTGACTTAAAATAA
- a CDS encoding DUF4465 domain-containing protein translates to MKRNNLIFTILISALALSCKKEERGKPIAQVNDVTFDELQPGELSFKIPDAPFKAGTSQSGVVTINVKKHAGGGFSGFAISSKNWRSYPWNLSPDFAPAGLTPEQAQASIDSCIFSVYTAKPNQTGNYLVARVQNDDAFLTLDRAAVVEHILVANTSYNYLLETYGSIYSGTVDPVTQAYQINGTKVKNINIANPSTERYGRFTLPGDLISLAGQESLAKRAAGKAAADAARAANKTPQQVAADSTAAAGATFKGFVKLSVTGFNAEKATGTVDFWLAIRPNVDALLPAYNVILGDWYKVDLAKLGTVNKLVFHLSSSDTDAAGNMRTPPYFCLDGIRIRH, encoded by the coding sequence ATGAAGCGAAACAATCTCATCTTTACTATACTGATATCTGCATTAGCCCTTTCCTGCAAAAAAGAAGAAAGAGGCAAACCCATCGCACAAGTGAATGATGTTACATTTGATGAACTGCAACCTGGGGAACTCTCATTCAAAATACCCGATGCACCTTTCAAAGCAGGGACTTCTCAATCAGGCGTTGTAACCATAAACGTAAAGAAGCATGCAGGCGGTGGCTTTAGCGGCTTTGCAATATCCAGCAAGAACTGGCGTTCCTACCCCTGGAACCTGAGCCCTGACTTTGCTCCAGCCGGCTTAACACCTGAACAGGCACAGGCCAGCATCGATTCCTGCATTTTCAGCGTGTATACTGCCAAACCCAATCAAACCGGCAACTACCTCGTGGCCCGTGTGCAGAATGATGACGCCTTCCTTACGCTGGACAGAGCGGCCGTAGTGGAACACATCCTGGTGGCCAATACTTCTTACAATTATCTGCTGGAAACATATGGCTCCATCTACTCCGGCACTGTGGACCCCGTTACACAGGCCTACCAGATCAACGGAACAAAAGTGAAGAACATCAACATCGCCAATCCTTCCACAGAACGTTATGGGAGATTTACACTACCCGGCGACCTCATCAGCCTGGCAGGTCAGGAGTCATTGGCCAAACGCGCTGCAGGCAAGGCTGCAGCGGACGCTGCACGTGCTGCAAACAAAACACCTCAGCAGGTAGCGGCAGATTCCACTGCGGCAGCCGGCGCTACCTTTAAAGGTTTCGTAAAACTGAGCGTAACAGGCTTCAATGCGGAGAAAGCAACAGGCACAGTGGATTTCTGGCTCGCTATCCGGCCAAATGTAGATGCCTTGCTGCCAGCTTACAACGTGATCCTGGGAGACTGGTACAAGGTAGACCTGGCAAAGCTCGGCACAGTAAACAAACTTGTATTCCACCTTTCATCATCAGATACAGATGCCGCCGGCAATATGCGCACACCGCCATATTTTTGCCTGGATGGTATCAGGATACGTCATTAA
- a CDS encoding TlpA disulfide reductase family protein has translation MKKNTLLLLAMLPCMNALAQGYTITGHLKGNGEGKKVFLRSGNNPKLADSTIIRNGTFEFRGQVDYPQMFDITIMKNEPTEKEKRPWQPLIPLFVENRAITLNAELDSIDTQLQVYTNKFDHSKVRVTGAPLYDQYLAFSKEYDVLQKRSSEAFDGYIAYLNPGKDKEKGPVSVGIAAVDKIDAARKNAQDHLANYIRKNSSSYVAAYVFKRGMSAYTVDEINALWAGFSPEIKNSAAGKDLQEAVAKTTKTAIGSPYAEFAFEDKDGKPVKLSDHVGKGKYVLLEFWASWCGPCRADIPHLKEVYELYHPAGFEVISISMDDSKEKWLKAVDEEKMKWLQVSDLKAFQGDLSKLYNFNGIPTCVLIGPDGKIVTRNMRGSWMDKRLITMYGNKFGSKY, from the coding sequence ATGAAAAAGAACACACTCCTACTATTGGCCATGCTTCCATGCATGAATGCCCTGGCACAAGGGTATACGATCACCGGCCACCTGAAAGGGAATGGTGAAGGAAAAAAAGTATTCCTGCGTTCCGGCAATAACCCTAAGCTGGCAGACAGCACCATCATCAGGAATGGTACTTTCGAATTCCGCGGGCAGGTAGACTATCCACAGATGTTCGACATCACCATCATGAAAAACGAGCCCACTGAAAAGGAAAAGCGCCCCTGGCAGCCACTGATCCCGCTGTTTGTGGAGAACAGGGCTATCACCCTGAACGCCGAGCTGGACAGCATCGACACCCAGCTGCAGGTATACACGAACAAGTTCGACCACAGCAAAGTGAGAGTGACAGGCGCCCCGCTGTACGATCAATACCTGGCATTCAGCAAAGAATATGATGTTTTGCAGAAAAGATCATCCGAAGCATTCGATGGCTACATCGCTTATCTGAACCCAGGTAAGGATAAAGAAAAAGGGCCGGTTTCCGTAGGTATTGCAGCGGTAGACAAGATAGATGCTGCGCGGAAAAATGCGCAGGACCATCTGGCCAATTACATCCGGAAGAATTCATCTTCCTACGTTGCAGCATATGTTTTTAAAAGAGGCATGAGCGCTTATACGGTAGATGAAATAAATGCACTATGGGCAGGCTTTTCACCGGAGATCAAAAATTCCGCAGCTGGAAAAGACCTGCAGGAAGCAGTAGCGAAAACCACCAAAACCGCGATCGGCAGCCCGTATGCAGAATTTGCTTTCGAGGACAAGGACGGCAAACCCGTTAAATTGTCCGACCACGTTGGCAAAGGCAAATATGTGCTGCTGGAGTTCTGGGCTTCCTGGTGCGGACCTTGCCGGGCAGATATTCCTCATCTCAAGGAAGTGTATGAGCTCTATCATCCTGCGGGCTTTGAAGTGATCAGTATTTCCATGGACGATAGCAAAGAAAAATGGTTGAAAGCGGTGGACGAGGAAAAGATGAAATGGTTGCAGGTATCAGACCTGAAAGCATTCCAGGGCGACCTGTCCAAGCTGTATAATTTCAACGGCATCCCAACCTGTGTATTGATCGGGCCTGATGGTAAGATCGTAACGCGCAACATGAGAGGATCCTGGATGGACAAACGGCTGATCACAATGTATGGGAACAAATTCGGCAGTAAATATTAA
- the aroQ gene encoding type II 3-dehydroquinate dehydratase produces the protein MKIAIINGPNLNLLGKREPEVYGSLTFEQYLETLRAQFPDVQIDYFQNNVEGEIVNHLHSVGFSYDGILLNAGAYTHTSVAIRDAIAGIKTPVVEIHISNIYAREEFRHTSLTAAKAVGVICGLGMKGYALGVRFFLEK, from the coding sequence ATGAAAATAGCCATCATTAACGGGCCTAATCTGAACCTGCTGGGAAAGCGGGAACCGGAAGTATACGGCAGCCTTACTTTTGAGCAATACCTGGAAACGCTGAGAGCGCAGTTCCCGGATGTGCAGATCGATTACTTTCAGAATAATGTGGAAGGGGAGATTGTGAACCATTTGCACAGCGTTGGTTTCAGCTACGATGGTATTCTGCTGAATGCAGGAGCCTATACACATACTTCCGTGGCTATCCGTGATGCGATTGCGGGGATCAAAACGCCGGTGGTGGAAATTCATATCAGCAATATCTATGCACGGGAAGAGTTCCGCCATACATCTCTTACGGCAGCGAAAGCAGTGGGTGTGATCTGTGGATTGGGCATGAAGGGATATGCGCTGGGGGTAAGGTTCTTTTTGGAGAAGTAA
- a CDS encoding UbiX family flavin prenyltransferase, producing MKHRIVVAVTGASGSIYARQLLNKLAGLKEQVDQVAIILTENARTVWETELSDRGFEHLPFPIFSQHDFHAPFASGSGRYNTMIICPCSMGTLGRIAGGISNDLITRAADVVLKERRKLICVLRDTPYNLIHIRNMQTVTEAGGIICPATPSFYSKPQTIEDVAATVVDRVIDLAGLEQDTFRWGE from the coding sequence ATGAAACATCGTATAGTTGTGGCAGTAACCGGAGCCAGCGGTTCTATTTATGCCAGGCAGCTTTTGAACAAGCTGGCGGGGCTGAAGGAGCAGGTGGACCAGGTAGCGATAATACTTACAGAGAATGCCCGCACTGTTTGGGAAACAGAGCTGAGCGACCGGGGCTTTGAGCACCTTCCTTTTCCCATTTTCAGCCAACATGATTTCCATGCCCCTTTTGCTTCCGGCAGCGGGCGTTATAATACCATGATCATCTGCCCTTGCTCCATGGGTACGCTGGGCCGCATTGCCGGTGGTATTTCCAATGATCTTATTACCCGAGCGGCGGATGTGGTATTGAAAGAAAGGCGGAAGCTGATCTGTGTGCTGCGGGATACGCCTTATAACCTCATCCACATCCGTAATATGCAAACGGTAACAGAGGCAGGTGGTATCATCTGCCCGGCCACTCCTTCCTTTTACAGCAAACCCCAAACGATAGAAGACGTTGCCGCTACGGTGGTGGACAGGGTGATAGACCTGGCAGGGCTGGAGCAGGACACTTTCCGCTGGGGGGAATAA
- the ytxJ gene encoding bacillithiol system redox-active protein YtxJ: MWIDLESEEQLHTIQSRSFEQKTVIFKHSTRCSISSMVKSRLERSVVPEGIAFYYLDLIRYRSLSNKVAEMYNIPHESPQLLLIHNGECIYDESHMAIRMEELE; this comes from the coding sequence ATGTGGATCGACCTGGAGAGTGAAGAACAATTGCATACGATACAGTCCCGTTCCTTTGAACAGAAGACGGTAATTTTCAAACACAGTACCCGCTGCAGTATTAGCAGTATGGTGAAATCCCGCCTGGAAAGGTCGGTGGTACCGGAGGGTATTGCGTTCTATTACCTGGATCTGATCAGGTACAGGAGCCTTAGCAACAAGGTGGCGGAGATGTATAACATTCCGCACGAATCGCCGCAGCTGCTATTGATCCATAACGGAGAGTGTATATACGACGAGAGCCATATGGCCATCAGGATGGAAGAATTGGAATAG
- a CDS encoding UDP-N-acetylmuramate--L-alanine ligase, translating into MAKVHFIAIGGSVMHQLAIALRHKGYEVSGSDDEIFEPSKSNLATAGILPASLGWDPARIHPQLDAVILGMHARADNPELIKAQELQLKIYSFPEYIYQESKDKTRVAIGGSHGKTTITSMIMHVLQQCHQQFDYLVGAKLEGFSQSVNVTDAPLIVCEADEYPASVLEKRPKFHFLHPQISVLSGIAWDHINVFPTFENYLEQFAIFLRTMEPGGKLIYNQTDETLRQLVAKEGSHLECIPYGVPEHTIINGLTRVRFGNASTDLMVFGEHNLLNIHAALLVCKALGIGDIDFLAAIATFKGAAKRMELVAKNEQTAFYRDFAHAPSKVKATIQALRKQYPNRKLIAVLELHTYSSLNAAFMSEYAGALDPADLAGVFYSAHALEIKRMPDLSPEIIREGFANKDLVILNNRAALEAFLGQQDFHNTNVLLMSSGDYEGLDFGGLKKYLTV; encoded by the coding sequence ATGGCAAAAGTACATTTTATAGCGATAGGCGGCAGTGTTATGCACCAGCTGGCCATCGCCCTCAGGCATAAAGGTTACGAAGTAAGCGGCAGCGATGACGAGATCTTTGAACCTTCAAAGTCAAACCTCGCCACAGCAGGCATTCTCCCTGCCTCTCTCGGCTGGGACCCCGCCCGCATCCACCCTCAGCTCGATGCGGTGATCCTGGGCATGCATGCCCGGGCGGATAACCCGGAACTGATCAAGGCACAGGAACTCCAACTAAAGATCTACTCTTTCCCGGAATACATTTACCAGGAAAGTAAGGATAAAACCCGTGTGGCCATAGGCGGCAGTCATGGTAAAACCACCATTACCTCCATGATCATGCACGTTTTACAACAATGCCACCAGCAATTCGATTACCTGGTGGGTGCAAAGCTGGAAGGTTTTTCCCAATCCGTAAACGTTACAGATGCCCCGCTCATTGTGTGCGAGGCAGATGAATACCCGGCTTCCGTACTGGAAAAAAGGCCCAAATTCCACTTTCTCCACCCCCAGATCTCCGTGCTGAGCGGTATTGCATGGGACCACATCAATGTTTTCCCCACTTTTGAGAACTACCTGGAGCAGTTCGCCATCTTCCTCCGTACCATGGAACCCGGCGGTAAACTGATCTACAACCAAACGGACGAAACCCTCCGGCAACTGGTAGCCAAAGAAGGCAGCCATCTGGAATGTATCCCTTACGGGGTACCGGAGCATACCATTATTAATGGCCTCACCCGCGTTCGTTTTGGTAATGCTTCCACAGACCTGATGGTTTTCGGGGAGCACAACCTGCTTAACATCCATGCTGCCCTTTTGGTTTGCAAAGCTTTAGGAATTGGTGATATTGATTTTCTGGCGGCAATTGCTACCTTTAAAGGAGCTGCCAAAAGGATGGAACTGGTGGCAAAAAATGAGCAGACCGCCTTTTACCGCGACTTTGCCCATGCCCCCTCCAAAGTTAAGGCCACCATACAGGCGCTCCGTAAACAATACCCGAACCGCAAACTCATTGCTGTACTGGAATTACATACGTACAGCAGCCTCAATGCGGCTTTTATGAGTGAATATGCCGGCGCATTGGACCCCGCAGACCTGGCAGGCGTATTTTACAGCGCACATGCCCTGGAAATAAAACGTATGCCGGACCTCAGCCCCGAAATCATCCGGGAAGGTTTTGCCAATAAAGATCTTGTTATACTGAACAACCGGGCCGCTCTCGAAGCCTTCCTCGGTCAGCAGGATTTTCACAATACTAACGTCCTCCTCATGAGCTCCGGCGATTATGAAGGTTTGGATTTTGGAGGATTAAAAAAATACTTAACGGTTTAG
- a CDS encoding 3'-5' exonuclease, translating into MSALQLTRPLAFIDLETTGTNVATDRIIEIAVIKVMPDKSVLNKTKRINPGIPIPAATTAIHGITDEDVKDAPYFKQVANEYKQFLENCDIAGYNSNRFDVPLLVEEFLRLDLNFDIKSRRFVDVQKIFHLMEKRTLSAAYKFYCDKDLENAHSAEADAIATYEILEAQLVRYEQQLKPEVEALATFTKEDDYVDFARRMTIQNGVELFNFGKYKGRPVRDVLKIEPQYYDWMMKADFPLNTKQKLTEIYHSMMLKKP; encoded by the coding sequence ATGTCTGCATTACAACTCACCCGTCCGCTTGCCTTTATTGATCTTGAAACTACAGGCACCAATGTGGCAACGGACCGTATCATTGAGATAGCTGTCATAAAAGTGATGCCGGACAAGTCCGTTCTCAATAAAACCAAACGCATCAACCCCGGCATTCCCATTCCTGCAGCCACTACGGCTATTCACGGGATTACGGACGAAGATGTGAAAGATGCTCCCTACTTCAAACAGGTAGCCAATGAATACAAACAGTTCCTCGAAAATTGCGATATAGCCGGTTATAACTCAAACAGGTTTGATGTGCCTTTGCTTGTAGAAGAATTCCTACGCCTGGACCTTAACTTCGACATCAAAAGCCGCAGGTTCGTAGACGTACAGAAGATCTTCCACCTCATGGAAAAACGTACGCTCAGCGCTGCTTATAAGTTCTATTGTGATAAGGACCTGGAAAATGCTCATAGTGCAGAAGCAGATGCCATCGCCACTTATGAGATCCTGGAAGCACAGCTGGTCAGGTATGAGCAGCAGCTGAAACCGGAAGTGGAAGCACTGGCCACTTTCACTAAAGAAGATGATTATGTGGATTTTGCCCGCAGGATGACCATCCAGAACGGCGTTGAACTATTCAACTTCGGCAAGTATAAAGGCAGGCCTGTAAGGGACGTGCTGAAGATAGAGCCGCAGTATTACGACTGGATGATGAAAGCAGACTTTCCCCTCAACACCAAGCAGAAACTGACAGAGATATATCACAGTATGATGCTAAAAAAACCATAA
- a CDS encoding polyprenol monophosphomannose synthase, which produces MEKLVIIPTYNEKDNIQRIIDAVFALQQDFHVLIVDDGSPDGTGNIVKELQTKYAGQLFLEERSGKLGLGTAYIHGFKWALARNYGYITEMDADFSHNPADLVRLHHACAAEGADVSVGSRYVKGGNTENWPWDRAVLSYGASIYVRLITWIPVKDATAGFVCYKRRVLEKIQLDKIQFVGYAFQIEMKFTAWKLGFKIKEVPITFIDRKEGYSKMSKGIVKEGILGVLKIQWQSLFGK; this is translated from the coding sequence TTGGAAAAATTAGTTATCATACCAACGTACAATGAAAAGGACAATATCCAACGGATCATTGACGCGGTATTCGCATTACAGCAGGATTTCCATGTACTTATTGTAGATGATGGCTCTCCGGATGGTACCGGCAACATCGTAAAAGAACTGCAAACAAAGTATGCGGGGCAGTTATTCCTGGAAGAACGCAGTGGCAAGCTGGGGCTTGGCACCGCGTATATCCATGGGTTTAAATGGGCCCTTGCCAGAAACTACGGGTATATCACAGAAATGGATGCGGACTTCTCCCATAACCCGGCAGACCTCGTTCGTTTACATCACGCCTGTGCAGCTGAAGGAGCAGATGTTTCCGTAGGCTCCCGTTATGTAAAAGGCGGCAATACGGAAAACTGGCCATGGGACCGTGCTGTATTATCCTACGGCGCCTCTATTTATGTACGCCTAATCACCTGGATCCCCGTAAAAGACGCCACCGCAGGTTTTGTATGTTACAAACGCCGGGTGCTGGAAAAGATCCAGCTGGATAAGATCCAGTTTGTGGGATATGCGTTCCAGATAGAAATGAAATTCACCGCCTGGAAACTGGGCTTTAAAATAAAGGAAGTGCCTATCACTTTCATTGACCGCAAGGAAGGCTATTCTAAAATGAGCAAAGGCATTGTGAAGGAAGGCATTTTAGGTGTGTTGAAGATTCAGTGGCAGAGCCTGTTTGGCAAATGA
- a CDS encoding DMT family transporter: MKKAFLQLHLSVFLAGFTGILGKLITLNEGLLVWYRLLFTAVTMFVLFRWQGRLQKLPLQAILRIGGTGFIVAMHWIFFYGSIKYANVSIGVVCFSLTSLFTAIFDPLINRRAFDKVEMLLSLLTLAGILLIFHFDTQYRTGIILGIISSMFAALFTVFNKRLVAKYNTENITFYELGIGFLGLSLLLPFYLHAFPVASMIPSFMDLVYLLALAWFCTVLMYTLSMNALKKISAFTVNLCFNLEPLYSIILAFILFHENKLLRSEFYLGLGLILLSVALQMVRVFRQNRRSKLA, translated from the coding sequence ATGAAAAAAGCATTCTTACAACTTCATCTCTCCGTTTTTTTAGCTGGCTTTACCGGTATCCTCGGTAAACTCATTACCCTGAACGAAGGTTTATTGGTCTGGTACCGTTTGCTGTTCACTGCCGTGACCATGTTCGTATTATTCCGCTGGCAGGGCCGTTTGCAAAAATTACCCTTGCAGGCCATTTTACGTATAGGCGGTACCGGGTTCATCGTTGCCATGCACTGGATCTTCTTTTACGGCAGCATCAAATATGCCAACGTATCCATTGGCGTGGTCTGCTTTTCACTCACCAGTTTATTCACCGCCATTTTTGATCCCCTGATCAACCGGCGTGCTTTTGATAAAGTGGAAATGCTGCTGAGTTTGCTTACCCTCGCAGGCATCCTCCTGATCTTTCACTTTGATACGCAATACCGTACCGGTATCATACTGGGCATTATCTCTTCTATGTTTGCCGCCCTGTTTACGGTATTCAACAAACGGCTGGTAGCGAAGTACAATACAGAGAACATTACCTTTTACGAACTGGGCATTGGTTTCCTGGGCCTGTCACTACTGCTGCCCTTTTACCTGCATGCTTTTCCGGTGGCATCCATGATCCCTTCTTTCATGGATCTTGTATACCTCCTGGCCCTGGCCTGGTTCTGCACCGTACTCATGTACACGCTTTCCATGAATGCGCTTAAAAAGATCTCTGCCTTTACGGTGAACCTTTGTTTCAACCTGGAGCCTTTATACAGCATTATCCTGGCTTTCATCCTTTTTCATGAGAACAAATTATTGCGGAGCGAATTCTACCTGGGCCTGGGCCTGATCTTACTTTCTGTAGCACTGCAGATGGTAAGGGTGTTCCGGCAGAACCGGCGCAGTAAACTGGCTTAA